A section of the Prochlorococcus marinus XMU1402 genome encodes:
- a CDS encoding competence/damage-inducible protein A: MSPNSKGVEILSIGTELLLGNIINTNARWISEQLSLLGLNHFRQSTVGDNCDRIIKVIQEISERSNLLITTGGLGPTPDDLTTEAIAKSFNVSLFERPNLWDEIKQKLPNSKLKDDSSSLRKQCFFPKNAQIINNPRGTAPGMIWEPIKGFTILTFPGVPSEMKTMWEETAYDFIKTKFSDSYSFFSNTLKFAGIGESSVAEKINDLLNLKNPTVAPYANLGEVKIRITARAKNVPEAKNIIKPVKEKLKKDFSKFIFGENNDTLPSVLIKELTKRNQTIVFAESCTGGLLSSSLTSISGSSQVFQGSIVSYSNELKNSLLNISEEKLTKYGAVSEEVCEAMAINVKEKLGADWAIAISGIAGPNGGSPDKPVGLVYISISGPNNHITNIKKIFNSTRNRIEIQTLSVNVCLNSLRLILLSNSK; encoded by the coding sequence ATGAGTCCTAATTCCAAGGGAGTTGAAATTCTTTCTATTGGAACAGAGCTACTTTTAGGAAATATCATAAACACAAATGCTCGATGGATTTCTGAACAGTTGTCTCTATTAGGCTTAAATCACTTTAGGCAATCAACTGTTGGTGATAATTGTGATCGAATTATAAAAGTAATTCAAGAAATATCGGAAAGAAGTAATCTTCTAATTACAACGGGAGGGTTGGGACCTACCCCAGATGACCTAACTACTGAAGCAATAGCTAAATCTTTTAATGTATCTCTTTTTGAAAGGCCGAACTTATGGGATGAAATTAAACAAAAACTTCCAAACTCAAAGCTCAAAGACGATTCCTCTAGCTTAAGGAAACAATGTTTCTTCCCAAAAAATGCTCAAATAATTAATAATCCTAGGGGCACTGCCCCAGGAATGATATGGGAACCAATAAAAGGATTTACTATTCTTACTTTCCCAGGAGTACCTAGTGAAATGAAAACTATGTGGGAAGAGACTGCGTATGATTTCATTAAAACCAAATTCTCAGATAGTTATTCCTTTTTTTCAAATACTCTTAAATTTGCAGGAATTGGAGAATCTAGCGTTGCAGAAAAAATTAATGATCTATTAAATCTTAAAAACCCAACTGTTGCTCCATATGCAAACTTGGGAGAAGTTAAAATCAGAATCACCGCGCGTGCAAAGAATGTTCCAGAAGCAAAAAATATAATCAAACCTGTAAAAGAAAAATTAAAAAAAGATTTTTCAAAGTTTATTTTTGGCGAGAATAATGATACTTTGCCAAGCGTCTTAATAAAAGAGTTAACTAAGAGGAACCAAACTATTGTTTTTGCTGAATCCTGTACAGGAGGTCTTCTATCTTCATCTCTAACATCAATATCAGGTTCATCTCAAGTTTTTCAAGGTAGTATTGTTTCCTATAGTAATGAGCTAAAAAATTCATTATTAAATATTTCTGAAGAAAAGCTTACAAAATATGGAGCTGTTTCTGAAGAAGTTTGTGAGGCCATGGCAATTAATGTAAAAGAGAAATTAGGAGCAGATTGGGCAATAGCAATTAGTGGAATAGCAGGTCCTAATGGAGGCAGTCCAGATAAACCAGTTGGACTTGTCTATATCTCAATTTCAGGACCGAATAATCATATAACTAATATAAAAAAAATATTTAACTCAACCCGAAACAGAATTGAAATTCAAACACTAAGTGTAAATGTGTGTTTGAACAGCCTCAGATTAATCCTATTATCAAATAGTAAATAG
- the glyA gene encoding serine hydroxymethyltransferase: MNILHNLNESDPVISNFINSEKNRQETHLELIASENFASIAVMQAQGSVLTNKYAEGLPQKRYYGGCEFVDEIEELAIQRAKKLFNANWANVQPHSGAQANAAVFLSLLKPGETIMGMDLSHGGHLTHGSPVNMSGKWFNAVHYGVNKETSELNFDEIREIALETKPKLIICGYSAYPRTIDFESFRKIADEVGAFLMADIAHIAGLVASKLHPNPIPYCDVVTTTTHKTLRGPRGGLILCKDAEFGKKFDKSVFPGTQGGPLEHIIAAKAVAFGEALQPDFVNYSQQVIKNAKVLAATLINRGIDIVSGGTDNHIVLLDLRSINMTGKIADLLVSEVNITANKNTVPFDPESPFVTSGLRLGTAALTTRGFNENAFAEVGEIIADRLLNPNDSLIESQCKERVLNLCNRFPLYEGKVEASIK; this comes from the coding sequence ATGAATATCCTTCATAATCTTAATGAAAGTGATCCAGTAATATCCAATTTTATTAACTCTGAAAAAAATAGACAGGAAACTCATCTTGAGTTAATCGCAAGCGAAAATTTCGCATCAATTGCCGTCATGCAGGCTCAAGGATCAGTCCTTACAAATAAATACGCAGAGGGATTACCTCAAAAAAGATATTACGGAGGATGTGAATTTGTTGATGAAATCGAAGAATTAGCTATTCAAAGAGCGAAAAAATTATTTAATGCAAATTGGGCTAATGTGCAACCCCATAGTGGAGCACAGGCAAATGCTGCTGTTTTCCTAAGTTTACTTAAACCTGGCGAGACAATCATGGGGATGGATTTATCTCATGGTGGACACCTAACTCATGGATCTCCAGTAAATATGAGTGGTAAGTGGTTTAATGCAGTTCACTATGGTGTAAACAAAGAAACTAGTGAATTAAATTTTGATGAAATAAGAGAGATAGCGCTTGAAACAAAACCAAAATTGATCATATGCGGATATTCAGCTTATCCAAGAACAATCGATTTTGAATCATTTAGAAAAATTGCAGATGAAGTTGGTGCATTCTTAATGGCTGATATTGCACACATCGCAGGTCTTGTAGCAAGTAAACTTCATCCAAATCCAATTCCTTATTGTGATGTAGTAACTACAACTACTCATAAAACATTAAGAGGACCTAGAGGAGGACTCATCTTGTGTAAAGATGCAGAATTTGGAAAGAAATTTGATAAATCTGTTTTCCCAGGGACTCAAGGGGGACCCCTAGAACACATTATTGCTGCTAAAGCAGTTGCATTTGGAGAAGCCTTACAGCCAGATTTTGTTAATTATTCCCAACAAGTAATAAAAAATGCCAAAGTTCTAGCTGCAACTTTAATAAATAGAGGTATTGATATCGTAAGTGGAGGCACTGATAATCATATTGTTTTACTCGATTTAAGAAGTATCAATATGACTGGTAAAATTGCTGACTTGCTTGTAAGCGAAGTGAATATCACTGCAAATAAAAACACTGTTCCATTTGACCCAGAATCACCTTTTGTAACCAGCGGGCTAAGGTTGGGTACTGCTGCTTTAACTACAAGAGGCTTTAATGAAAATGCTTTTGCTGAAGTTGGCGAAATTATCGCTGATAGATTACTTAACCCAAACGATTCACTGATTGAAAGTCAATGTAAAGAAAGAGTATTAAACTTATGTAATCGTTTTCCTCTTTATGAAGGCAAAGTTGAAGCGTCAATTAAATGA
- a CDS encoding DUF3181 family protein — protein MDSQTRISDLENIISEMVFIKIEKWNLYLGDAGLARNLAIECISNKDQGSLEAAKISLKAINVKVGDGLNSIPLINLITTSQILELEEILESFFEN, from the coding sequence ATGGACTCTCAGACACGAATAAGTGATCTAGAAAATATTATTTCAGAAATGGTTTTTATAAAAATAGAAAAGTGGAATTTATATCTTGGAGATGCTGGCCTAGCTAGAAATCTTGCTATTGAATGTATCAGCAATAAAGATCAAGGCTCATTGGAGGCTGCGAAAATAAGTTTGAAAGCAATAAATGTAAAAGTAGGGGATGGTCTTAACAGTATTCCACTGATCAATTTAATAACTACCTCACAAATTCTAGAATTAGAGGAGATTTTGGAAAGTTTTTTTGAAAACTAA
- the murJ gene encoding murein biosynthesis integral membrane protein MurJ yields the protein MHSFLKNNVFSISFGTSLSKLAGCVRQIFIAAAFGVGVTYDAFNYAYIIPGFLLIIIGGINGPLHNAVVAVLTPLNKKNGGIVLTQVSIKLSILLISLAILIYFNSSLLIELLAPNLSYEAKSIATYQLKILTPCIPLSGFIGLSFGALNSQRKFFLSSISPAITSLTTIFFILLSWIFNQKNDYSHFFTYTGLLAFATLTGTLIQFVVQISEINKIGLLRLKSNFQLFNEERRIFKLIIPASISSGLSQINVFIDMFFASSFQGAASGLAYGNFLIQAPLGVLSNSLILPLLPKFSKFRSDKDFIGLQKILISGIEYCFLTTIFLTAFFITFNNQIVQLVFQRGSFDYSAALKVKNILIAYAVGIPFYLYRDLLVRTYYSIEKTNFPFKSSFAGIILNIFFDWFLIGAPINNIGNLSPYNFGVVGIILSSVIVNFIVCVLLSFNLRNENIHLPNLDLLRKIILMSLAAFIDSTLCITILKTTKNLNSNLGEFLLLIFGSLTFFVIYFFLTKCLKVNRFKVYKKKI from the coding sequence TATTTATAGCTGCTGCTTTTGGAGTTGGGGTAACATACGACGCATTTAATTATGCCTATATAATTCCTGGTTTTTTGCTAATAATTATTGGAGGAATTAATGGTCCCTTACATAACGCAGTCGTTGCAGTTCTAACTCCCCTTAACAAAAAAAATGGAGGGATTGTTTTAACTCAAGTAAGCATAAAACTTTCAATATTATTAATTAGTTTAGCTATATTAATATACTTTAATTCCAGTTTATTAATTGAATTATTAGCCCCCAATTTAAGTTACGAAGCTAAATCTATTGCCACTTACCAATTAAAAATACTTACACCTTGTATCCCTTTATCCGGATTCATAGGTTTAAGCTTTGGCGCCTTAAATTCCCAAAGAAAATTCTTTTTATCAAGTATAAGTCCAGCGATAACAAGCCTAACTACTATTTTTTTTATTTTATTAAGTTGGATTTTCAACCAAAAAAATGACTATTCTCATTTCTTTACTTATACGGGATTACTCGCTTTTGCAACTTTGACAGGAACTTTGATTCAGTTTGTTGTTCAAATTTCGGAAATAAATAAAATCGGTCTCTTGAGATTAAAGTCAAACTTCCAATTATTTAATGAAGAAAGGAGGATTTTCAAACTAATTATTCCAGCATCTATCTCATCAGGTCTCAGTCAAATCAATGTTTTTATCGATATGTTTTTCGCTTCAAGTTTTCAAGGAGCAGCATCGGGACTAGCTTACGGAAACTTCTTGATACAAGCCCCATTAGGTGTATTATCTAACTCTTTGATTTTGCCATTACTTCCAAAATTCTCTAAATTTAGAAGTGATAAAGACTTTATCGGCCTCCAAAAAATATTGATCTCTGGAATAGAGTACTGTTTCTTGACAACTATTTTTTTAACCGCATTTTTCATAACATTTAATAATCAAATAGTGCAGTTAGTTTTTCAGAGAGGATCTTTTGATTATTCAGCGGCTTTAAAAGTAAAGAATATATTAATTGCTTATGCAGTTGGCATTCCTTTTTATCTTTATAGAGATTTATTAGTAAGAACTTACTATTCAATAGAAAAAACAAACTTTCCTTTTAAATCATCATTTGCAGGGATAATATTAAATATTTTTTTTGATTGGTTTTTAATTGGTGCCCCAATTAATAATATTGGGAATCTTTCTCCATACAATTTTGGAGTTGTAGGAATAATTTTATCTTCAGTAATAGTCAACTTTATAGTATGTGTTTTGCTTTCTTTTAATCTGAGAAATGAAAATATCCATTTGCCTAACTTGGATTTATTAAGGAAAATTATCCTAATGTCATTAGCGGCATTTATAGATAGCACCCTTTGTATTACTATTCTTAAAACTACAAAAAACTTAAATTCTAATCTCGGAGAATTTTTATTATTAATATTTGGATCTTTAACTTTTTTTGTAATCTATTTTTTTCTTACAAAATGCCTGAAAGTAAATAGATTTAAAGTTTATAAAAAAAAGATTTAG